The Thermoplasma acidophilum DSM 1728 genome includes a window with the following:
- a CDS encoding acetyl-CoA C-acetyltransferase, whose translation MRDVFIVAAKRTAIGKFGRSFSKLKAPQLGGAAIKAVMDEAHVDPASVEEVIMGNVIQAGNGQNPAGQAAFHGGLPNSVLKYTVNVVCASGMLAVESAAREIALGERDLVIAGGMESMSNAPFLLPADLRWGPKHLLHKNYKIDDAMLTDGLLDAFYFEHMGVSAERTSRKFGITREMADEYSVQSYERAIRATESGEFADEIVQFEGLDHDEGIRKTTMEDLARLPPAFDKNGILTAGNSAQLSDGGSALMIASEKAINEYGLKPIARITGYEQASLDPLDFVEAPIPATRKLLEKQHKSIDYYDLVEHNEAFSIASVIVRNELKIDNERFNVNGGAVAIGHPIGNSGARIIVTLMNALKHRHLKTGLATLCHGGGGAHTLTLEMVE comes from the coding sequence ATGAGAGACGTATTCATAGTGGCTGCAAAGAGAACTGCCATTGGAAAATTTGGTCGTTCTTTCTCAAAGCTAAAGGCTCCGCAACTTGGTGGGGCAGCAATCAAGGCAGTTATGGATGAAGCCCACGTAGATCCCGCATCGGTTGAGGAGGTCATAATGGGAAATGTCATACAGGCAGGAAATGGCCAGAATCCTGCGGGCCAGGCCGCTTTCCATGGTGGGCTTCCTAACTCCGTTTTGAAATATACGGTCAATGTTGTGTGTGCATCTGGCATGCTCGCGGTGGAGAGCGCTGCCAGGGAGATCGCACTCGGAGAAAGGGATCTTGTCATAGCAGGTGGAATGGAAAGCATGAGCAATGCACCATTTCTTCTGCCAGCGGACCTCAGGTGGGGCCCGAAGCACCTTTTACACAAGAATTATAAGATAGATGACGCCATGCTCACCGATGGCCTTCTTGACGCGTTCTACTTCGAACACATGGGAGTGTCCGCAGAGCGAACATCCAGAAAATTCGGAATTACAAGGGAAATGGCGGATGAATACTCTGTGCAGAGCTATGAAAGGGCCATAAGGGCAACTGAATCTGGAGAATTCGCCGATGAGATCGTGCAGTTCGAAGGCCTTGACCATGATGAGGGCATAAGGAAGACAACTATGGAGGACCTTGCCAGGCTACCGCCTGCCTTCGACAAGAATGGCATCCTTACAGCAGGAAATTCAGCACAGCTTTCGGATGGTGGGTCAGCGCTTATGATTGCTTCTGAAAAGGCCATAAATGAGTATGGTCTCAAACCAATAGCAAGAATCACGGGGTATGAACAGGCTTCCCTAGATCCCCTAGATTTTGTGGAGGCACCTATACCCGCAACAAGAAAGCTGCTTGAGAAACAGCACAAGAGCATAGATTACTACGATCTGGTTGAACACAATGAAGCCTTCTCCATCGCATCTGTTATAGTTAGAAACGAACTGAAGATCGATAATGAAAGGTTCAACGTAAATGGCGGAGCAGTTGCCATTGGGCATCCGATTGGAAACAGTGGTGCCAGGATCATCGTTACGCTGATGAATGCTCTCAAGCACAGACATCTGAAGACTGGACTCGCAACACTATGCCATGGAGGCGGAGGCGCGCACACTCTCACACTCGAAATGGTGGAAT
- a CDS encoding ATP-dependent helicase produces MESETRLFRIEDFFPFLDTHVSKWFNSNYSSLTEPQKYAIPLIHSGRNVLVSSPTGTGKTMTAFLTIINELVSLAKEGRLEDRVYCVYISPLKALANDINKNLKFPLDGIYSIMDSEGIKVPRVRISVRSGDTTESERQKMVRKPPHILITTPESFSLALSSPKMRENLRNVRYVIIDEIHEISSTKRGSLLSANLERLNLISPGMVRIGLSATQSPIEEIAKYLVGFEGEKARPCEIVEVRGEKHLDLRTITPVPDLTRVSYEVANDRMYDIIADLVKQYRTTLIFTNTRSGTEHVAMRLKSRGIESLEAHHSSMGKDQRLEVENKLKNGELRCVITSTSLELGIDIGFIDLVIQIGSPKSVSKGLQRIGRSGHGVDELSKGIFIVFTLDDLVECAVLTKAAYSRQIDRVDIPKNPLDVLAQILVGMSLERVWRIEEAYDLLRNSYTFHELSHEEFMMTMDYLSGELESLSIYPKVWLDREAGTFGKKRSTRMIYFMNVGTIPDEANYKAINEKGKNVGELSDKFVERLKTGDVFVLGARTYIFEKTVRNRVYVRSVTGMKPTVPSWTGEMLPRSYDLGVMIGQFRDRIASMIGSGEDPTEMLINEYHVDENGARSIISYIKAQIEYGIPTENRALIEGYQESDGVYGLIFHVPLGRKVNDALSRAYALAISNKYGSNTRITITDDGFIIYTERKIPIEEAVKTVNSSNFRDLVRRSIANTELFKQRFRHCAARSLMVLRSYKGYDISVARQQLRSDRLLNELQKHEDFSIIRETYREIMEDLMDVPRAEQYVKSVMDSHSYMIRNYTRETSPFSYGMIMAGSSDIVMMEDRSKMLRDLQSRMLEKIYGGETIHFIFDNQKDVEDYFRKKIPQVQDEESLIRFADHFPYIDILKDRYNSPYQHAEGDIRELVEKAVEQDKIVSAYVRGLVWSSSGNYPLLWTLFRKKADLNDTDRMVLAACNGRSFSDLRSDLNLDENVLKNVLAKLESSYLIRRKIKEGITVFHRNEGDFSVEADQAARRLIELTLSAYGPLTIDEIDIKIPLGRERIESILKSMVSEGTVIYDYITPVYSKQYMLYSDLRALANVEDITKIRLSRMARKVKDPEEYFEIYGFAFDVENVNARLLQGRLDSFDDLVNSGQVLRGHFIKNKTTYAARWVIDVLFSLRDHTISSEENAVLEAVKGGLTSEKIIAEKIGMDKKIIRQIVRSLEYKVILSRDGDSVTQIHARDLGYENALRILIDKFGPLTQDEIRKFFWFNPDLRSMDLKSVFFKGDLYYFTEKPVEIPGTSVIPVVDPVMMYLQIYVENIDYNRILVVDGEELSTFYLDEKDGVKWISDLSTSGDHDDAVRRLIDIYTNGWIVVITGQSTEGRKAEAITRPEGRIINYDEAQMLSLAVRSLKRKEKKTNLYESFSDIYFGIRDSIEAQRYGISEMNVENYYESSLLYQFNGPFDKPAMATREIIAVYRSLVDRGLDKDEEAVMRSIMVLDEASERQISGNVDLNPRTLKTVLESLYRNRYIAKNFERKFVAIAQKYTKEEALKILAYAAIRDLGMITPSRLASMIGINVEESLHVLSNTEGCSAYFNLKTKEVYFSRVDLANEDVSAEAADAIFSSKDILALIYSDYLKMIFGSGYDMFYYDGRLFSAAFSVQRTVRHLKLKKFAGDESSLDRIEDKLRELGYLLSSHRS; encoded by the coding sequence ATGGAATCAGAAACCAGGCTATTCAGAATAGAGGATTTCTTCCCGTTTCTCGATACACATGTATCTAAATGGTTTAACAGTAATTATTCGTCTCTGACAGAACCGCAGAAGTATGCAATACCACTCATACATTCAGGAAGAAACGTTCTTGTATCCAGCCCAACCGGAACAGGCAAGACCATGACCGCCTTCCTGACCATCATAAACGAGCTCGTATCGCTTGCAAAGGAAGGCAGGCTTGAGGATAGGGTATATTGCGTCTACATAAGCCCTCTAAAGGCTCTTGCCAATGATATAAATAAGAACCTGAAGTTTCCTCTAGACGGGATATACTCGATCATGGATTCGGAAGGAATCAAGGTTCCCAGGGTACGCATATCCGTGAGATCCGGAGATACAACAGAGAGCGAGAGGCAGAAGATGGTTCGGAAGCCCCCGCACATACTTATAACCACTCCAGAATCATTTTCTCTTGCACTCTCCTCACCCAAGATGCGAGAGAACCTCAGGAATGTCAGGTATGTGATTATTGATGAAATACATGAAATTTCATCAACGAAGAGGGGAAGCCTCCTATCTGCAAACCTGGAAAGACTCAATCTGATATCTCCTGGAATGGTTAGAATAGGGCTTTCTGCTACACAATCTCCGATAGAAGAGATAGCCAAATATCTGGTTGGTTTTGAAGGAGAAAAAGCGAGGCCATGCGAGATCGTGGAGGTGCGTGGGGAGAAGCATCTCGATCTCAGAACTATAACGCCCGTACCGGATCTTACCAGGGTGAGCTATGAGGTTGCCAATGACAGGATGTACGATATCATAGCGGATCTTGTGAAGCAGTACAGAACCACCCTCATATTCACGAATACCAGAAGCGGAACTGAGCATGTAGCTATGCGGCTCAAGAGCAGGGGCATTGAAAGTCTTGAGGCCCACCATTCATCAATGGGAAAGGATCAAAGGTTGGAGGTAGAGAACAAGCTAAAGAATGGCGAACTGAGGTGTGTTATAACATCCACTTCCCTTGAGCTTGGGATAGACATAGGCTTCATCGATCTTGTCATACAGATAGGAAGCCCGAAATCGGTCAGCAAGGGGTTGCAGAGGATAGGCAGATCGGGCCATGGGGTGGATGAACTTTCTAAGGGCATCTTCATAGTTTTCACTCTGGACGATCTGGTCGAATGCGCTGTTCTGACTAAAGCCGCATACAGCAGGCAGATAGACAGGGTGGATATTCCGAAGAATCCGCTTGACGTTTTGGCGCAGATACTTGTGGGAATGTCCCTTGAGAGAGTTTGGAGGATAGAGGAAGCGTACGATCTTCTGAGGAATTCATACACTTTTCATGAACTCAGTCATGAAGAGTTCATGATGACCATGGACTACCTATCAGGGGAACTAGAGAGTCTTTCGATATACCCGAAGGTCTGGCTCGATCGCGAAGCCGGTACATTTGGAAAGAAGCGAAGCACAAGAATGATATACTTCATGAACGTCGGCACCATTCCGGATGAGGCTAATTACAAGGCAATAAACGAGAAGGGCAAGAATGTGGGGGAGCTCAGTGATAAATTCGTTGAACGACTTAAAACTGGGGACGTTTTTGTCCTTGGTGCCAGAACATATATATTTGAAAAAACCGTGAGAAATAGGGTTTATGTCAGATCCGTTACCGGCATGAAGCCAACGGTACCTTCATGGACGGGAGAAATGCTCCCAAGAAGCTACGATCTTGGCGTCATGATCGGGCAGTTCAGAGACAGGATAGCTAGCATGATAGGATCTGGAGAGGATCCAACAGAGATGCTGATCAATGAATACCATGTGGACGAAAATGGCGCCAGAAGTATTATTTCATATATAAAGGCACAGATAGAATATGGTATACCAACCGAAAACCGTGCGCTGATCGAAGGCTACCAGGAATCGGATGGGGTCTACGGCCTCATATTCCATGTGCCACTGGGCAGAAAGGTGAACGATGCGCTTTCCAGGGCCTATGCTCTTGCTATTTCAAATAAGTACGGATCAAACACCCGCATAACCATAACCGATGACGGTTTTATAATATATACTGAAAGGAAGATACCGATAGAGGAAGCCGTTAAAACGGTCAATTCTTCAAACTTCAGGGATCTAGTGCGCAGATCCATCGCGAATACTGAGCTTTTCAAGCAGCGCTTCAGGCACTGTGCCGCCAGATCACTGATGGTTCTGAGATCCTACAAGGGTTACGATATATCTGTGGCTAGGCAGCAGCTCAGGAGCGACAGGCTTCTGAACGAGCTTCAGAAGCACGAAGATTTCTCCATAATAAGGGAAACCTATAGAGAGATCATGGAAGATCTCATGGATGTTCCCAGGGCGGAGCAGTATGTCAAATCTGTCATGGATTCGCATTCGTACATGATAAGGAATTACACCAGAGAAACCAGCCCATTCTCATATGGTATGATAATGGCCGGATCATCGGATATAGTGATGATGGAAGACAGGTCGAAGATGCTCCGGGATCTGCAGAGCAGAATGCTCGAAAAGATATATGGCGGTGAAACCATACATTTCATCTTTGACAACCAGAAGGACGTCGAAGACTATTTCCGGAAAAAGATCCCACAGGTTCAGGACGAGGAATCGCTCATCAGATTCGCCGATCATTTTCCCTATATAGACATACTCAAGGACAGATACAATTCACCCTATCAGCATGCAGAGGGCGATATAAGGGAACTGGTGGAAAAAGCAGTAGAGCAGGATAAGATCGTTTCAGCCTATGTGCGAGGCCTAGTATGGTCGTCATCTGGAAATTACCCTCTTCTATGGACTCTCTTCAGGAAGAAGGCGGATCTAAATGATACTGATAGGATGGTACTGGCAGCATGCAATGGCCGTTCGTTTTCGGATCTCAGATCGGATCTGAATCTTGATGAAAACGTGCTTAAGAATGTACTTGCCAAGCTCGAATCATCTTACCTTATAAGGAGGAAGATAAAGGAAGGCATTACAGTATTCCACAGAAACGAGGGGGATTTTTCTGTTGAAGCCGACCAGGCGGCTAGGCGACTGATAGAACTAACGCTGTCCGCATACGGGCCTCTCACCATAGATGAGATCGACATTAAGATACCTCTGGGTCGGGAAAGAATCGAATCCATACTGAAGTCCATGGTATCGGAAGGAACAGTAATATACGATTACATAACGCCGGTATACAGCAAGCAATACATGCTCTATTCGGATCTCAGGGCCTTAGCCAACGTAGAGGATATTACAAAGATAAGGCTCTCAAGGATGGCAAGAAAGGTCAAGGATCCGGAGGAGTATTTCGAGATATACGGGTTCGCGTTTGATGTGGAGAATGTAAATGCCCGCCTGTTGCAGGGAAGGCTGGACTCCTTTGATGACCTTGTCAACAGCGGCCAGGTTTTGCGCGGGCACTTCATAAAAAATAAGACCACATACGCTGCAAGATGGGTCATCGATGTATTATTCAGCCTGAGAGATCATACGATAAGCTCAGAAGAGAATGCCGTCCTGGAAGCGGTGAAAGGAGGACTTACAAGCGAGAAGATAATAGCAGAGAAGATCGGCATGGATAAGAAGATCATCCGGCAGATAGTCAGATCCCTGGAATACAAGGTCATACTTTCTAGGGATGGCGATTCGGTGACACAGATCCATGCGCGGGATCTAGGTTATGAAAATGCACTGCGTATCCTTATCGATAAATTTGGCCCATTGACACAGGATGAGATAAGAAAATTCTTCTGGTTCAATCCGGATCTCCGTTCAATGGATCTCAAAAGCGTGTTCTTTAAGGGCGACCTTTACTATTTCACAGAAAAACCAGTGGAAATTCCCGGAACATCCGTAATACCTGTGGTAGATCCTGTGATGATGTATCTGCAGATCTATGTTGAGAACATTGATTATAATAGGATACTGGTTGTGGACGGAGAAGAGTTATCTACGTTTTATCTGGATGAAAAGGATGGTGTGAAATGGATAAGCGATCTTTCCACTTCTGGAGACCATGACGATGCAGTAAGGCGGCTGATCGATATCTATACGAATGGTTGGATCGTTGTCATCACTGGGCAATCAACAGAGGGCCGGAAGGCCGAAGCCATCACCAGGCCGGAGGGGCGCATAATAAACTATGACGAAGCCCAGATGCTTAGCCTGGCCGTGAGATCCCTGAAGAGAAAAGAGAAGAAGACGAATTTATATGAGTCTTTTTCCGATATTTATTTTGGAATAAGAGATTCGATAGAAGCTCAGAGGTATGGCATTTCGGAGATGAATGTGGAGAATTATTACGAATCATCTCTGCTTTATCAGTTTAACGGGCCTTTCGATAAACCTGCAATGGCAACAAGGGAGATAATAGCAGTTTACAGATCGCTGGTGGATCGCGGGCTTGACAAGGATGAGGAGGCTGTGATGAGATCCATAATGGTACTGGACGAGGCGAGCGAAAGACAGATATCTGGAAACGTGGATCTCAATCCGCGCACCCTGAAAACTGTACTTGAATCTCTTTACAGAAACAGGTACATAGCCAAGAATTTTGAGAGGAAGTTTGTGGCGATTGCGCAAAAATACACTAAAGAAGAAGCCCTAAAGATTCTTGCCTATGCTGCAATAAGGGATCTTGGAATGATAACCCCATCAAGATTAGCCAGCATGATCGGCATCAATGTGGAGGAATCACTACATGTTCTTAGCAATACAGAGGGATGCAGTGCATATTTCAACCTCAAAACAAAGGAAGTCTACTTCAGCAGGGTGGATCTTGCGAATGAAGATGTATCAGCTGAAGCTGCGGATGCAATATTTTCATCCAAGGACATACTGGCTCTCATATACAGTGACTATCTCAAGATGATCTTCGGATCAGGATACGACATGTTCTATTATGACGGCAGGTTATTCTCAGCGGCGTTTTCTGTTCAGAGGACGGTCAGGCATCTGAAATTGAAGAAGTTCGCTGGGGACGAATCCTCCCTTGATCGGATTGAGGATAAGCTCAGGGAACTGGGATACCTCTTATCATCCCATAGATCCTGA
- a CDS encoding universal stress protein, whose protein sequence is MRALIAYDGSETAQCALEFALNLRNSVNKYIILYVIPQIIGTTPTYDTYVPESMFEDERKKAEDIIEKAKKLVSNENLDIDFQIVDSGTKTVAKKIVEVAEESGVDLIITGSRNLKGLTKIILGSVSSELLKLSNVPVMVCSTNACK, encoded by the coding sequence ATGAGAGCTCTGATAGCATACGATGGCAGCGAAACTGCCCAGTGCGCCCTAGAATTTGCTCTGAATCTTAGGAACTCGGTAAACAAATACATCATACTTTACGTTATCCCTCAGATCATCGGTACCACTCCAACATATGATACGTACGTTCCTGAATCCATGTTCGAAGATGAGAGAAAGAAGGCCGAGGATATCATCGAAAAGGCCAAAAAGCTTGTCAGTAATGAAAATCTCGACATAGACTTCCAGATCGTTGATTCCGGTACCAAGACTGTCGCAAAAAAGATAGTGGAGGTGGCTGAGGAGAGCGGGGTTGATCTCATAATAACAGGCTCAAGGAATCTCAAAGGTCTCACAAAGATAATACTCGGATCAGTCAGCAGTGAGCTACTGAAGCTCAGCAACGTACCTGTGATGGTCTGCAGTACCAATGCCTGCAAGTGA
- a CDS encoding sulfite exporter TauE/SafE family protein, which yields MDITILQYIFSIISGIIVGFSLGLIGGGGSILAIPLLIYFVGIKNPHLVIGTTALAVGINALINVYSHLRKKNVSLRTGAIFTVFGILGVLLGTTLGLITPGGKLLFLFSFLMIVIGAYMFITKCKTCKNYDAIPKKNNNDDPPDPPKKGLWQKIKLEVFGVLAGFASGYFGIGGGFLIVPALLYSADITMNLAVGTSLMSVGTFGLVTALRYGIAGKVLVTIALLYVLGGIFGGYAGAKLSSSMKRSTLRRFFSLIIIVVGIYMAIESFSAVF from the coding sequence ATGGACATTACAATATTGCAGTACATTTTTTCGATAATATCGGGAATAATAGTTGGCTTTTCACTAGGTCTGATAGGCGGCGGAGGCTCCATACTCGCAATACCGCTCTTGATCTACTTTGTCGGAATAAAGAATCCGCATCTTGTGATAGGGACAACTGCACTTGCAGTGGGTATAAATGCGCTCATCAACGTTTACAGTCATCTCAGGAAAAAGAATGTGAGTCTCAGGACTGGGGCAATATTCACCGTCTTCGGAATTCTGGGCGTACTCCTGGGGACTACGCTTGGGTTGATAACACCGGGTGGCAAGCTACTCTTCTTGTTCTCATTCCTAATGATTGTGATCGGAGCCTACATGTTCATAACCAAGTGCAAAACCTGCAAGAATTACGATGCGATTCCAAAGAAGAACAATAATGATGATCCTCCTGATCCACCGAAGAAAGGTCTATGGCAAAAGATTAAGCTCGAAGTGTTCGGTGTGTTGGCCGGATTCGCCTCCGGATACTTCGGTATAGGCGGTGGCTTCCTCATCGTGCCCGCACTCCTCTATTCTGCGGACATAACGATGAATCTTGCTGTGGGCACCTCTTTAATGTCCGTCGGGACATTCGGCCTGGTTACGGCACTGAGGTACGGAATAGCTGGAAAGGTCCTGGTAACGATTGCGCTGCTTTATGTTCTCGGAGGCATATTCGGCGGATACGCTGGTGCCAAGCTCTCTTCATCCATGAAGAGATCGACATTACGCAGATTCTTCTCGTTGATAATAATAGTGGTTGGAATATACATGGCCATAGAATCATTTTCAGCCGTATTCTGA
- a CDS encoding DsrE family protein — MAKMLVMVITGKENINTEMVAFNFAINSVQNAKAQVELLFLGRGVEALFKNQNNSDTFLAQVQKARSLGIRLTVCSVSMKSLGVTDEMIFEGIEKVMGGVETAARIDDGYQVITF; from the coding sequence ATGGCGAAAATGTTGGTTATGGTTATCACTGGCAAAGAGAATATAAACACGGAGATGGTTGCATTTAACTTTGCCATAAACTCGGTGCAGAATGCAAAGGCGCAGGTTGAGTTGCTATTTCTTGGGCGGGGTGTCGAAGCTCTATTTAAGAACCAAAACAATTCTGACACTTTTCTTGCCCAGGTACAAAAGGCTAGATCTCTCGGTATAAGGCTGACAGTTTGTTCCGTCAGCATGAAATCCCTCGGGGTGACCGATGAGATGATATTTGAAGGCATAGAGAAGGTCATGGGTGGGGTTGAAACTGCCGCAAGGATAGATGATGGATACCAGGTTATAACATTCTAA
- a CDS encoding actin-like protein: MVVVGLDVGYGDTKVIGVDGKRIIFPSRWAVTETESWGIGGKIPVLSTDGGQTKFIYGKYASGNNIRVPQGDGRLASKEAFPLIAAALWESGIHNDGSPVDLVIGSGTPLGTFDLEVKAAKEALENKVLTVTGPEGEVRQFNITRLIMRPQGVGAALYLLNQGIIEQQPGYGVVIDVGSRTTDVLTINLMDMEPVVELSFSLQIGVGDAISALSRKIAKETGFVVPFDLAQEALSHPVMFRQKQVGGPEVSGPILEDLANRIIENIRLNLRGEVDRVTSLIPVGGGSNLIGDRFEEIAPGTLVKIKPEDLQFANALGYRDAAERSM; the protein is encoded by the coding sequence TTGGTAGTTGTAGGATTGGATGTAGGTTATGGTGATACAAAGGTAATAGGCGTTGATGGTAAAAGGATAATATTCCCATCAAGATGGGCAGTGACGGAGACCGAGAGCTGGGGTATAGGCGGAAAGATACCCGTCCTCAGCACAGACGGCGGCCAGACAAAGTTCATCTACGGTAAATATGCAAGCGGAAACAACATACGCGTGCCGCAGGGCGATGGCAGGCTTGCTAGTAAGGAGGCGTTTCCACTGATAGCGGCAGCGCTATGGGAATCCGGAATACACAATGACGGTAGCCCGGTAGATCTGGTCATAGGAAGCGGTACGCCACTCGGAACATTCGACCTTGAGGTCAAGGCTGCTAAAGAGGCACTAGAGAACAAGGTGCTCACGGTAACTGGGCCTGAGGGGGAGGTAAGGCAGTTCAACATAACCAGGCTGATAATGAGGCCGCAGGGTGTCGGGGCTGCACTGTACCTTCTGAATCAGGGTATCATAGAACAGCAGCCTGGGTACGGGGTGGTCATAGACGTAGGATCGCGAACTACGGATGTGCTTACCATAAACCTGATGGATATGGAACCTGTTGTCGAACTGTCGTTCAGCCTTCAGATAGGCGTTGGCGACGCGATTTCAGCACTTTCAAGGAAGATAGCCAAGGAGACCGGTTTCGTGGTTCCATTCGATCTGGCGCAGGAAGCACTGTCGCATCCGGTAATGTTCAGGCAGAAGCAGGTAGGTGGTCCAGAAGTTTCAGGGCCGATCCTGGAGGATCTGGCGAACAGGATAATAGAGAACATAAGGCTGAACCTCCGCGGAGAGGTTGACAGGGTTACTTCTCTGATACCAGTAGGGGGAGGATCCAACCTGATAGGAGACCGCTTCGAGGAAATTGCACCCGGCACACTTGTGAAGATAAAACCAGAGGATCTGCAGTTCGCAAATGCGCTGGGTTACAGGGATGCGGCGGAAAGATCGATGTAG
- a CDS encoding 30S ribosomal protein S17e: protein MGSIRPFNVKRTAEELADKFPNVFGDKFEENKKKLEKMMPDVSKRTINMIAGYITRYAVKKKEKAKREIEENSLN, encoded by the coding sequence ATGGGAAGTATCAGACCATTCAATGTCAAGAGAACTGCTGAAGAACTTGCAGATAAATTTCCGAACGTTTTCGGAGATAAATTCGAAGAAAACAAGAAGAAGCTTGAAAAGATGATGCCAGATGTTTCCAAGCGTACAATAAATATGATAGCCGGTTATATAACGAGATATGCGGTCAAGAAGAAGGAAAAGGCGAAGAGAGAAATAGAGGAGAATTCTCTCAACTGA